The genomic window CTTCCTCGGGCTTTTGGGGTCCGCCGGAGGGATCCTTCCATTGTTTCGCCATTCTCTCGGTCTGTCGCACCGAGAGCTGCTTCTCTTTTACCGTCTTGGCAAGTCGAAGGCTGTCTTGGGGTTCCAGTTTTAACAGGGGTCTTACATGGCCTGCATGAATCTCCCCCAGGGCCACCATCTCCTGCACCTCATCGGGGAGTTGCAAGAGGCGAAGGGTATTGGAAACGGTCGAGCGGTCCTTGCCGAGGTGCTCGCCCACTTCCTCCTGCGTCCACCCGAATTCATAAATCATCACCCTAAAGGCGCGAGCCTCCTCAATGGGATTTAGATCATCTCGCTGCAGGTTTTCCACGAGGGCGAGCTTCAGGCTTTCCCGGCCCTCCACTTCTGTAAGGAGTGCGGGAATGCTCTTGAGTCCCGCTGCACAGGAGGCGCGAAAGCGTCGCTCGCCGGCCACAATTTCGTAACGGTTTCCTCGGGGGCAAAGAAGTATGGGCGAAAGGACACCGTCCTGCTGCACCGAACGCGTCAGTTCGGCCAGCTTGTCTTCTGAAAAATGCCGACGGGGCTGATGCGGGTTCACATCGATCCTGTCGAGGTCGATCTCCATGATCCTGCGGCTGGGGATTCCGATTGCT from Candidatus Krumholzibacteriia bacterium includes these protein-coding regions:
- a CDS encoding ParB/RepB/Spo0J family partition protein, with the protein product MQKRALGKGLESILSDPAIATEERGEKKDSAGDRAIGIPSRRIMEIDLDRIDVNPHQPRRHFSEDKLAELTRSVQQDGVLSPILLCPRGNRYEIVAGERRFRASCAAGLKSIPALLTEVEGRESLKLALVENLQRDDLNPIEEARAFRVMIYEFGWTQEEVGEHLGKDRSTVSNTLRLLQLPDEVQEMVALGEIHAGHVRPLLKLEPQDSLRLAKTVKEKQLSVRQTERMAKQWKDPSGGPQKPEEEPVIRAIRERLEARIGLPVQLPYKKGRGRVQIRFQSDRELERIMEALKVSLDTDA